Proteins encoded together in one Desulfuromonas acetexigens window:
- a CDS encoding type II toxin-antitoxin system MqsA family antitoxin, which yields MNDSLQVCPLCAEGHLHEQIGKNKVEYKGQTAELDLHYHLCNVCGGEQSDAAQLRANKRAMMAFRKRVDGLLSGAEVRALRERMGISQAEAAKLFGGGPVAFSKYESDDVAQSEAMDKLLRLAAELPETLAFLKHRAGMEDLRPPRWTSFPLPALQQKRHNYKVVSSSLPESERDWKKCG from the coding sequence ATGAATGATTCATTACAGGTCTGTCCCCTGTGCGCTGAAGGCCATCTTCACGAGCAGATCGGCAAGAACAAGGTGGAATATAAAGGGCAAACCGCTGAACTGGATCTGCACTACCATCTGTGCAATGTTTGTGGCGGCGAACAGAGCGACGCCGCTCAGTTGCGAGCGAATAAACGTGCCATGATGGCTTTCAGAAAGCGGGTTGACGGATTACTGAGTGGCGCCGAAGTGCGTGCCCTGCGTGAGCGGATGGGGATCAGCCAGGCTGAAGCCGCTAAACTTTTCGGTGGGGGACCGGTGGCCTTCTCCAAGTATGAATCTGATGACGTGGCTCAGTCTGAGGCGATGGACAAGTTGTTGCGACTGGCTGCGGAGCTTCCCGAAACCCTGGCTTTTCTGAAACACCGTGCCGGCATGGAAGACTTGCGTCCGCCGCGCTGGACATCGTTTCCGTTGCCTGCCCTCCAGCAAAAACGTCATAACTACAAGGTTGTGTCTTCATCACTCCCTGAATCCGAACGGGATTGGAAAAAATGTGGATGA
- a CDS encoding addiction module protein: protein MNVALPLDRMTAAEKLQLIEEIWDDLAREPESVPSPDWHGEVLRERERRVAEGKTRFLDIPEAKQCVRDLLK from the coding sequence ATGAATGTTGCACTCCCGTTAGACCGGATGACGGCAGCAGAAAAACTTCAGTTGATAGAAGAAATCTGGGATGATCTCGCCAGGGAGCCGGAAAGCGTACCTTCACCGGATTGGCACGGGGAGGTTCTGCGAGAGCGTGAGCGGCGTGTCGCGGAAGGAAAAACGCGATTTCTGGACATTCCGGAAGCCAAGCAGTGCGTGCGTGATCTGCTCAAGTGA
- a CDS encoding sugar transferase gives MLLVLTRFFDILFALFGLIVGFPLLLLVALLGFFDTGSPIFRQERVGRNKEPFVLVKFRTMKVGTASVASHLASSSAITPFGNFLRRTKLDELPQLWNVLKGEMSLVGPRPCLFNQQELINEREKRGVYAVRPGITGLAQVNEIDMSTPELLAETDDRMIKDLTLGKYFSYIIQTVTGKGSGDRVRGG, from the coding sequence ATGTTGCTTGTTCTTACCCGCTTCTTTGATATTCTCTTCGCGCTATTCGGACTGATCGTCGGATTTCCCCTGTTGCTGCTGGTTGCCCTGCTCGGCTTTTTCGATACCGGCTCCCCCATTTTCCGTCAGGAGCGCGTCGGTAGAAACAAAGAGCCTTTTGTGCTGGTGAAATTCCGGACCATGAAAGTGGGGACGGCGTCGGTGGCCAGCCATCTGGCAAGCAGCAGTGCCATTACCCCTTTCGGTAATTTTCTGCGGCGCACCAAACTCGACGAGTTGCCGCAGTTATGGAATGTGCTCAAGGGGGAGATGAGCCTGGTCGGCCCGCGTCCCTGCCTGTTCAATCAGCAGGAGCTCATCAACGAACGTGAGAAGCGTGGAGTTTATGCGGTAAGACCGGGGATTACCGGTTTGGCGCAGGTGAATGAAATCGACATGTCGACCCCAGAGCTTTTGGCCGAAACCGATGACCGGATGATCAAAGATTTGACCCTCGGCAAGTACTTTTCGTACATCATCCAAACCGTCACCGGCAAAGGTTCCGGCGACCGGGTACGGGGGGGGTAG
- a CDS encoding polysaccharide biosynthesis protein, producing the protein MIILLQVAIVAGSLWAAFALRFDFRIPETYLSRFYSLLPAVLLIKLGVFGWLGLLRGWWRYVSMADLVVIVKANVIASLLVLLYAFLAFRGGGIPRTVLVLDWVFCFMTMGGVRFITRAFREHYLPMPSRNRLPRKRILVVGAGDAGQMIAREIRMNPALNLEMVGFVDDDPHKRKQRFQGFPVMGKVRRAGRICQEKGVDEIIIAIPSASGVELRRIVELCRNTGVVCKTLPGMGQMIHGQVSIQQVKDVELEDLLGREPACLDWARIANYLQGKRVLVTGAGGSIGSEICRQIARFQPKKLVLFENGETPLFLIESELRSSFPTVPIVPIVGDIRFKARVEAIFDEFLPEVVFHAAAYKHVPMMECNPAEAANNNVRGTRIIADAAHRFGAERFVMISTDKAVNPTNVMGASKRAAELYVQALAKRSRTNFVTVRFGNVLGSNGSVIPIFKEQIAKGGPVTVTHPEVTRYFMTIPEASQLVLQAASMGKGGEIFLLDMGEPVKIVKLAEELIQLSGYQPYEDIEIIFTGLRPGEKLYEELLLAGEGVQPTCHEKIMVAKAAECDEAVLVRQIEELYQLARSLDLDGVVEKLQEMVPEFQPTTPGRRKSKPQLVLVKNGSDGA; encoded by the coding sequence TTGATTATCCTTCTGCAGGTGGCCATTGTGGCTGGCTCCCTGTGGGCGGCTTTTGCCCTGCGTTTCGATTTCCGGATTCCTGAGACGTACCTTTCCCGTTTTTACAGCCTGCTTCCGGCGGTGCTCCTGATCAAGCTGGGGGTCTTTGGATGGCTCGGGTTGTTGCGGGGCTGGTGGCGTTATGTCTCCATGGCCGATCTGGTGGTGATCGTCAAAGCCAACGTGATCGCGTCGCTGCTTGTGCTGCTCTATGCATTTCTGGCGTTTCGCGGGGGGGGAATTCCCCGAACCGTGCTCGTTCTCGACTGGGTTTTCTGCTTTATGACCATGGGCGGGGTGCGTTTTATCACCCGTGCTTTTCGCGAGCATTATCTGCCCATGCCTTCCCGTAACCGTTTGCCCCGTAAGCGGATTCTGGTTGTCGGCGCCGGGGATGCCGGGCAGATGATTGCCCGGGAGATCCGGATGAACCCGGCGCTGAACCTGGAGATGGTCGGTTTTGTCGATGATGATCCCCACAAGCGGAAGCAGCGTTTCCAGGGCTTTCCAGTGATGGGAAAAGTCCGTCGGGCCGGGCGCATCTGTCAGGAAAAAGGGGTGGATGAAATCATCATTGCCATCCCTTCCGCTTCGGGCGTGGAATTGCGCCGGATTGTCGAGCTTTGCCGCAATACGGGGGTGGTGTGCAAAACCTTGCCGGGGATGGGGCAGATGATTCACGGGCAGGTCAGTATTCAGCAGGTCAAGGATGTGGAACTTGAAGACCTGCTTGGCCGGGAACCGGCATGTCTCGATTGGGCGCGAATCGCCAACTACCTTCAAGGAAAACGGGTGTTGGTAACCGGGGCCGGCGGTTCAATCGGAAGCGAGATCTGTCGTCAGATTGCTCGGTTTCAGCCGAAAAAGCTGGTGTTGTTTGAAAACGGCGAAACGCCGTTATTCCTCATTGAGAGCGAGTTGCGTTCGTCTTTTCCGACCGTTCCGATTGTGCCGATTGTCGGCGACATCCGTTTCAAGGCCCGGGTGGAGGCGATTTTTGACGAGTTTCTTCCTGAGGTCGTTTTTCACGCGGCGGCATACAAGCATGTGCCGATGATGGAATGCAACCCCGCCGAGGCGGCCAACAACAATGTACGCGGCACCCGGATTATCGCCGATGCCGCCCATCGGTTTGGTGCCGAGCGCTTTGTCATGATCTCTACCGACAAGGCGGTCAACCCCACTAACGTCATGGGAGCCAGCAAGCGGGCGGCGGAGCTCTATGTTCAGGCCTTGGCGAAACGCAGCCGGACCAATTTCGTGACGGTACGTTTCGGCAACGTTTTGGGCAGCAACGGCAGCGTCATCCCCATTTTCAAGGAGCAGATCGCCAAGGGTGGGCCGGTGACGGTGACCCATCCCGAGGTGACTCGGTATTTCATGACCATCCCTGAAGCGAGCCAGTTGGTGCTGCAGGCCGCTTCCATGGGTAAGGGCGGAGAAATTTTCCTGCTCGATATGGGCGAGCCGGTGAAGATCGTCAAGCTGGCCGAGGAACTGATCCAGCTTTCCGGTTATCAGCCCTACGAGGATATCGAGATCATCTTTACCGGCTTGCGCCCGGGGGAAAAACTCTATGAGGAACTGCTCTTGGCCGGGGAGGGGGTGCAGCCGACCTGCCATGAGAAGATCATGGTAGCCAAGGCTGCGGAGTGCGATGAGGCGGTGCTGGTTCGCCAGATCGAGGAACTTTATCAGCTGGCCAGATCCCTGGATCTTGACGGCGTGGTCGAAAAACTGCAGGAGATGGTTCCCGAATTTCAGCCGACAACGCCGGGGCGGAGAAAGTCGAAACCTCAGTTGGTCTTGGTGAAGAATGGCAGTGACGGGGCTTAA
- a CDS encoding glycosyltransferase family 2 protein — MTVNGAYEQKNSFPNPVSAVVVNYNAGDFLCECLQSTLEQVAEIIVVDNASEDGSIDRIQRLFASESRIKIIRNPTNLGFSAACNIGLRHAQEDHIFFLNPDCHLSSGCVSRLLEVLQSDPSVGMVGGFLVNPDGSEQAGGRRAIPTPWRSFVTAFGLTRFAQRWPHWFEDFNLHRQPLPAGPIEVEAISGACMLVRRAAIADVGEWDEGYFLHCEDLDWCLRFRRKGWKILFVPDARVDHVHGACSRSRPFFVEWHKHRGMVRFYRKFFRDDYPWGLMGLVIAGVWLRFVLVAARHVVRLGFRRVWGERE, encoded by the coding sequence ATGACGGTCAATGGCGCGTATGAACAGAAGAACTCTTTTCCGAACCCTGTTTCGGCGGTGGTTGTCAATTATAATGCCGGGGACTTTTTGTGCGAATGTCTGCAATCAACTCTTGAGCAGGTCGCTGAAATTATCGTCGTTGATAATGCGTCTGAAGACGGCAGCATCGATCGCATACAGAGGCTGTTTGCATCCGAATCTCGGATCAAAATTATACGTAATCCCACCAATCTCGGCTTCTCCGCCGCCTGCAATATCGGGCTCCGTCATGCCCAAGAAGACCACATTTTTTTTCTCAATCCCGATTGTCATCTGTCGTCCGGCTGCGTATCCCGACTTTTAGAGGTTCTGCAATCCGATCCGTCCGTGGGAATGGTCGGCGGCTTTCTGGTCAATCCCGATGGCAGCGAGCAGGCTGGTGGCCGACGGGCTATCCCGACGCCCTGGCGCTCGTTTGTTACGGCTTTTGGTTTGACCCGATTCGCCCAGCGTTGGCCCCACTGGTTCGAGGACTTCAATCTGCACCGACAACCCCTTCCCGCCGGCCCGATTGAGGTAGAGGCCATCAGCGGTGCCTGTATGCTGGTGCGCCGTGCGGCGATTGCCGACGTGGGCGAATGGGATGAGGGCTATTTCCTCCATTGCGAGGACCTGGACTGGTGTTTGCGCTTTCGCCGCAAAGGCTGGAAGATTCTGTTTGTCCCCGATGCCCGGGTCGATCATGTCCATGGCGCCTGTAGCCGCAGTCGCCCCTTCTTTGTCGAATGGCACAAACATCGGGGGATGGTCCGTTTTTATCGCAAGTTCTTCCGTGACGACTATCCCTGGGGGCTGATGGGACTGGTCATTGCCGGGGTGTGGTTGCGTTTTGTTCTGGTTGCTGCACGGCATGTTGTTCGTTTGGGATTTCGTCGTGTTTGGGGGGAGCGTGAATAA
- a CDS encoding nucleotidyltransferase family protein encodes MPELQVEPKDLRIIQRILRTLVPGMEVWAFGSRVHGENLKPFSDLDLVVISPVPLPCLQMLDLKEAFTESDLPFKVDLLDWSTLGESFRKKIAQSYLVVQLS; translated from the coding sequence ATGCCTGAATTGCAGGTGGAACCAAAGGATCTGCGGATCATTCAACGAATTCTGAGGACGCTTGTTCCAGGGATGGAAGTCTGGGCTTTTGGTTCCCGGGTGCATGGTGAAAACCTGAAGCCTTTTTCGGATCTGGACCTGGTGGTGATCTCCCCGGTTCCGCTGCCTTGTCTGCAGATGCTCGATCTGAAAGAAGCTTTCACGGAATCGGATTTGCCCTTCAAGGTAGATCTGCTCGATTGGTCGACTCTCGGCGAGTCGTTCAGAAAAAAGATTGCGCAATCGTATCTGGTAGTTCAATTGTCTTGA